From the Clostridiales bacterium FE2011 genome, one window contains:
- a CDS encoding polysaccharide deacetylase family protein has protein sequence MRAVLAMLAVICLLAGTAGSALSETLQECHKVTNKAELTTQKNKSQVKLWHVETAHPAVTEEINGIASAWADELSPDLPKAGNNGKKNSRLDVEIRYSRTGLHWMSFLVQARTTYHQQLKAQKFTTRTYNMETGEQIRLTDIFDDTDEIWTMLGEKVRQALTDYWPDEEPDEAALNRLCEQEALEEADFTLHGMSLVLHYPAEILYPDHFTLMDVTLFYPEIRDMMTETGRTETNNEAYYKTCALTFDDGPSAKNTPGVLDALMETGARGTFFVIGNRIKENRWLVQREHDNGNAIGAHNWHHGNVTKSSGSALRAMPQKVNTAMIKSIGIPVRYDRVPGGRYPRMVEVKVGWAYIQWSLDTYDWRGLSTSAVLNKVKKKLHDGDIILCHDIKNNTPESTRQIVRYLEEEGYMPLTIDELFAKDGVTLEKYKVYYRCDQGDTSIRKD, from the coding sequence ATGAGAGCTGTGCTTGCTATGCTGGCAGTGATCTGCCTGCTTGCAGGTACAGCCGGCTCCGCCCTGTCGGAAACCCTGCAGGAATGCCACAAGGTAACGAATAAGGCTGAGCTCACCACGCAGAAAAACAAGTCACAGGTCAAACTGTGGCACGTGGAAACGGCGCATCCTGCGGTGACCGAGGAAATCAACGGCATTGCTTCGGCCTGGGCGGATGAGCTGAGTCCTGACCTGCCGAAGGCCGGAAACAACGGCAAGAAAAACAGCCGGCTGGATGTGGAAATCCGGTACAGCCGGACAGGCCTCCACTGGATGAGCTTCCTGGTGCAGGCGAGAACCACTTATCATCAGCAGCTGAAAGCCCAGAAGTTTACCACCCGGACCTATAATATGGAGACCGGGGAACAGATCCGGCTGACGGATATTTTTGATGATACGGACGAGATCTGGACTATGCTGGGAGAAAAGGTCCGGCAGGCCCTGACGGACTACTGGCCGGACGAGGAACCGGATGAGGCAGCCCTGAACCGCCTTTGCGAACAGGAAGCCCTGGAAGAAGCGGACTTTACCCTTCACGGAATGTCCCTGGTGCTGCATTACCCGGCAGAGATCCTGTATCCGGATCATTTCACCCTGATGGACGTGACACTGTTCTACCCGGAAATCCGGGACATGATGACCGAGACGGGCAGAACTGAAACCAACAATGAAGCCTATTATAAAACCTGCGCGCTGACTTTTGACGACGGCCCCAGCGCCAAGAATACGCCCGGCGTACTGGACGCACTGATGGAAACCGGTGCGCGGGGAACCTTTTTCGTAATCGGAAACCGGATCAAGGAGAACCGCTGGCTGGTTCAGCGGGAGCATGACAACGGCAACGCGATCGGCGCGCACAACTGGCATCACGGAAATGTAACCAAATCCTCCGGATCGGCCTTGCGCGCCATGCCGCAAAAAGTCAATACCGCAATGATTAAATCCATCGGTATTCCGGTGCGCTATGACCGGGTGCCGGGCGGGCGTTATCCGAGGATGGTTGAGGTGAAGGTGGGCTGGGCCTATATCCAGTGGAGCCTGGACACCTATGACTGGCGCGGACTGAGCACCTCGGCTGTGCTGAACAAGGTGAAGAAAAAACTGCATGACGGGGACATCATCCTCTGCCATGATATAAAAAACAATACTCCGGAATCGACACGACAGATCGTACGATACCTGGAGGAAGAAGGCTATATGCCGCTCACCATTGATGAGCTTTTTGCAAAAGATGGAGTGACACTGGAAAAGTATAAGGTATACTACCGCTGCGACCAGGGAGACACGTCCATCCGGAAGGACTGA
- a CDS encoding ribose-phosphate pyrophosphokinase, translating to MTDFVSTWNKDSFLTYPVGPLGLIAMPGTEEIGIKVNSWLKKWQDHTEESMPGDMSTTPGAERQDFLIDVNCPRFGNGEAKGMIKESIRGYDMYILCDPGAYNVEYEMFGRRVPMSPDEHFANLKRIIAAMGGKAKRVTVIMPMLYEGRQHRRSARESLDCAMALQELENMGVSNIITFDAHDPRVQNAIPTTGFESIMPSYQIFKALLKRDKTLRIDKEHMMIVSPDEGAIDRNIFYASVLGLDMGLFYKRRDYTRIVNGRNPIVAHEYLGDSVEGKDVFVADDMLSSGESIIDLAKELKKRKANRIFAGCTFALFTNGIDAFEEAYRNGFIDRVISTNLTYRKPELAETEWFIEADMSKYISFIIATLNHDRSLSKLLNPYDRIHALLKRYNNEQMAAGMRLV from the coding sequence ATGACAGATTTTGTCAGTACCTGGAACAAAGACTCATTTCTGACTTATCCCGTTGGTCCTCTGGGGCTGATCGCCATGCCCGGTACCGAAGAGATCGGCATTAAAGTGAACAGCTGGCTGAAAAAGTGGCAGGATCATACCGAAGAATCTATGCCCGGCGACATGAGCACCACCCCCGGTGCGGAACGGCAGGACTTCCTGATTGATGTCAACTGTCCCCGCTTCGGCAATGGTGAAGCCAAGGGCATGATCAAAGAGAGCATCCGCGGTTACGATATGTACATTCTCTGTGACCCCGGTGCCTACAATGTCGAATATGAGATGTTCGGCCGCCGCGTTCCCATGAGTCCGGACGAGCATTTCGCCAACCTGAAGCGGATCATCGCCGCCATGGGCGGCAAGGCCAAGCGTGTCACGGTCATCATGCCTATGCTGTATGAAGGCCGGCAGCACCGCCGTTCAGCCCGTGAGAGTCTGGACTGTGCCATGGCCCTTCAGGAACTGGAGAACATGGGTGTCAGCAACATCATCACCTTTGACGCGCATGATCCCCGGGTTCAGAACGCCATCCCCACCACCGGTTTTGAGAGCATCATGCCCAGCTATCAGATCTTCAAGGCCCTGCTCAAGCGGGACAAGACCCTGCGGATCGATAAGGAACACATGATGATCGTCTCCCCGGATGAAGGCGCCATCGACCGCAACATCTTCTATGCCTCCGTTCTGGGGCTGGATATGGGTCTTTTCTACAAGCGTCGTGATTACACCCGCATCGTGAACGGCCGCAACCCCATTGTCGCTCATGAATACCTGGGTGACAGCGTGGAAGGCAAAGACGTCTTCGTCGCGGACGATATGCTGTCCAGCGGCGAAAGCATCATCGACCTGGCGAAAGAGCTGAAAAAGCGCAAGGCCAACCGCATCTTCGCGGGCTGTACCTTTGCCCTCTTCACCAACGGTATTGATGCCTTTGAAGAAGCCTATCGCAACGGTTTCATCGATCGGGTCATTTCCACCAACCTGACCTACCGCAAGCCCGAGCTGGCGGAAACCGAGTGGTTTATTGAAGCTGATATGAGCAAATATATCTCCTTCATCATCGCCACCCTGAACCACGACCGCAGCCTCAGCAAGCTCCTGAATCCCTACGACCGGATTCACGCCCTGCTCAAGCGTTACAATAATGAGCAGATGGCCGCGGGCATGCGCCTTGTATAA
- a CDS encoding trypsin-like peptidase domain-containing protein — protein sequence MRKIMNKKVLGVIALALVCVFAGTVIGASQPSANAEEKVVLTSPFTEAIAKVRDSVVGVNNYQIVNNNYGGYDNFGGYFPWSYFGGGYGNGYGNGYGNGYGYNQPDSSEEIKYGSGSGVVIEKEYVLTNYHVVEGAHSLKISIGDDDKNLYDATVVASDSDKDVAVLKVPGLPLEPVELGDSDELVIGDWVVNIGNPIGFTGTATAGIVSGLNREIESDNSKPDKYGKNTPVVNSMIQTDAAINSGNSGGGMFNTAGQLVGIPTLKYTGTRYSSNASVESIGMCIPINEAKDVIEAALTGKGNVEEGQQAATDSEGTTGGLTGKPRMGVTVSTVKDTNGQLPRGAYVVSVDEGSPAEAAGLKMGDIMVEVNGQVITTVTEEIEIISQLKEGDEVAVRVWRPENVSEDGRISTEGDYIDLTVKLAVVDEIAQ from the coding sequence ATGAGAAAGATTATGAATAAGAAGGTCCTGGGCGTGATCGCCCTGGCGCTTGTTTGTGTATTTGCGGGTACTGTGATCGGTGCTTCACAGCCTTCCGCCAATGCGGAAGAAAAGGTTGTGCTGACTTCTCCCTTTACGGAGGCAATTGCCAAGGTACGGGACAGCGTGGTCGGCGTTAACAACTATCAGATTGTCAACAACAATTACGGCGGATATGACAACTTCGGCGGATACTTCCCCTGGAGCTATTTCGGCGGAGGATACGGGAACGGCTATGGCAACGGCTATGGAAACGGCTACGGATACAACCAGCCTGATTCCTCTGAGGAAATCAAGTACGGCAGCGGCTCCGGCGTGGTCATCGAAAAGGAATATGTGCTGACCAACTACCATGTGGTGGAAGGTGCCCACAGCCTGAAGATTTCCATCGGCGATGATGATAAGAACCTGTACGACGCGACCGTGGTGGCCAGCGATTCCGACAAGGATGTGGCTGTGCTGAAGGTGCCCGGACTGCCGCTGGAACCGGTTGAACTGGGTGACAGCGATGAACTGGTGATCGGCGACTGGGTAGTCAATATCGGCAACCCCATCGGATTTACCGGTACCGCCACAGCGGGTATCGTCTCCGGCCTGAACCGGGAGATCGAATCCGACAACAGCAAGCCTGACAAATACGGCAAGAACACCCCTGTTGTGAACAGCATGATCCAGACGGACGCTGCCATCAACAGCGGTAACAGCGGCGGCGGTATGTTCAACACTGCCGGACAACTGGTTGGTATTCCGACCCTGAAGTATACCGGCACCCGCTACAGCTCCAATGCCTCTGTTGAAAGTATCGGTATGTGCATCCCGATCAATGAGGCCAAGGATGTGATTGAAGCGGCACTGACCGGCAAGGGCAACGTGGAAGAAGGCCAGCAGGCCGCAACAGACAGCGAAGGCACTACCGGCGGACTGACCGGTAAGCCCCGGATGGGTGTGACCGTCAGCACAGTGAAGGATACCAACGGCCAGCTGCCGAGAGGCGCTTATGTGGTCAGCGTGGACGAAGGCAGCCCGGCAGAAGCCGCAGGCCTGAAGATGGGCGATATCATGGTCGAAGTGAATGGCCAGGTGATTACTACCGTGACTGAAGAAATTGAGATCATCTCCCAGCTGAAGGAAGGCGACGAGGTTGCCGTGAGAGTCTGGCGGCCTGAAAATGTGTCTGAAGACGGACGGATTTCCACCGAAGGCGACTATATCGACCTGACAGTCAAACTGGCAGTTGTGGACGAAATCGCCCAGTAA
- a CDS encoding GerMN domain-containing protein, with amino-acid sequence MKKGLSLLLALCLLLLLDGCAGRKIEDYQTPASTLPPAAARYTAPDGDGIVMENLKYQIYLPARDGLRLVSREVTIDAENLNDAVEKLMQQLLSYEGDTDAKPLGGSKPLELYGTHPIEISGGICTVNLTRAAKQLKLSEYYKHCLAISTTLCELNDINGVNILVEDESLPLDTPGYLPMGTLMGHAGESLPVLWEQMEAKKTPMTPTDKDPGKNPLNALATLYYPLPDGRGIACTIRMVNFAGQTPAQLTTKLMDEISSERRALSGGQIFPKLTELLLHDPVTSDLPDGGRLLTLSLREDAESVLEAAKTDLACCAAALTYTLTTFIPDISAVCIRIGDKAKTELKTNRFDPVIALSGMVKRSAVEQFLTSSVTVYFARNGILCECERPVAPRSVDSLRTQLCALMEGPDASEREEGIKETLPGTVREDDILGISAEGDTLLVNLSENFRTAILEQGEEKEALACYSMVNTLCKNTGTKRVRFFFEGAQVEYIAGTIYWAGEFMYNIGLAEKGLG; translated from the coding sequence ATGAAAAAAGGATTAAGCCTTTTGCTGGCGCTCTGTCTCCTGCTGCTCCTGGACGGATGCGCGGGAAGGAAAATCGAGGATTACCAGACTCCGGCTTCAACCCTTCCACCGGCAGCGGCACGCTATACAGCGCCGGACGGCGACGGGATTGTGATGGAGAACCTGAAATACCAGATTTACCTTCCGGCCAGGGACGGGCTTCGCCTTGTTTCCCGGGAAGTGACGATAGACGCGGAGAACCTGAATGATGCCGTGGAAAAGCTGATGCAGCAGCTACTCAGCTATGAGGGTGACACGGACGCGAAGCCCCTGGGCGGAAGCAAACCGCTGGAGCTGTACGGCACACATCCCATTGAAATCAGCGGCGGCATATGCACGGTGAACCTGACCCGCGCAGCGAAACAGCTGAAGCTGAGCGAGTATTACAAACACTGCCTGGCGATTTCCACGACCCTGTGCGAACTGAATGATATTAACGGGGTGAACATCCTGGTGGAGGATGAAAGCCTTCCGCTGGATACGCCCGGCTACCTGCCCATGGGCACCCTGATGGGGCATGCGGGGGAATCGCTTCCGGTACTGTGGGAACAGATGGAAGCGAAAAAGACCCCGATGACGCCCACGGACAAGGATCCCGGTAAAAATCCCCTGAACGCACTGGCAACGCTGTATTATCCGCTGCCGGACGGCCGGGGCATTGCCTGCACGATCCGTATGGTCAATTTCGCTGGGCAGACTCCCGCACAGCTGACAACCAAACTGATGGATGAAATCAGCTCCGAACGGCGGGCCTTGTCGGGAGGACAGATTTTCCCGAAACTGACGGAACTGCTGCTGCATGATCCTGTGACGAGCGACCTGCCGGACGGCGGACGGCTCCTGACACTGAGCCTGCGGGAAGACGCAGAGTCTGTGCTGGAGGCGGCCAAAACGGACCTGGCCTGCTGCGCGGCGGCGCTGACTTATACCCTGACAACTTTCATTCCTGACATTTCCGCAGTCTGTATCCGGATCGGCGACAAGGCGAAAACGGAACTGAAAACAAATCGGTTTGATCCGGTCATCGCATTGAGCGGTATGGTGAAGCGCAGCGCGGTGGAACAGTTCCTGACAAGCAGCGTAACGGTGTATTTTGCCCGGAACGGGATCCTTTGTGAATGTGAACGACCTGTGGCTCCCCGGTCTGTGGACAGCCTCCGGACGCAGCTGTGTGCCCTGATGGAAGGACCTGACGCATCGGAACGGGAAGAAGGAATCAAAGAGACCCTGCCCGGAACAGTCCGGGAAGACGATATCCTGGGAATATCCGCAGAGGGTGACACGCTGCTGGTGAACCTGAGCGAAAACTTCCGGACGGCGATCCTGGAACAGGGAGAGGAAAAAGAAGCCCTGGCCTGCTACAGTATGGTGAATACGCTGTGCAAAAATACCGGAACGAAACGGGTGCGCTTCTTCTTTGAAGGAGCACAGGTGGAATATATAGCCGGGACGATCTACTGGGCGGGAGAGTTTATGTATAATATTGGCTTGGCTGAAAAGGGTCTTGGATGA
- a CDS encoding HAMP domain-containing protein, with amino-acid sequence MGLSFFVAATSLNGMVKDYLFEQRKRDDIAKTGKLAQKAAPLFQSVSSNELNDLLEEEAETMDGRLILIDNDGKIQYDTFQSLCGQRTQVDEVIRVLRGETVKDYGIHTPGKSVVEAMSGESAEYVAYSTYEMNGYKGRIGAAMFVSKIQSLVDSIERVEMQLLRVFAVIAVAALAFALLLSRLLTNPITAVSRTMRKMGKGDLSVRVPVRGSGELRELAENYNTMASQLESLDKTRNQFVSNASHELKTPLATMKILLESMIYEPDMPAEVRADFMKDMNHEIDRLTGIVTDLLVLTRMDNGEEMKRGIVNMTELTKETIHQLTPAAEKNNQTLTGDVQEELFLYGDKSKLSQILYNLMDNAIKYTPEEGRISVSLREEDGNIVWRVKDNGIGIPEEDLEHIFERFYRVDKARGRETGGTGLGLSIVKQMVRMHDGTITVESNPGKGSEFTVTFPQEGAES; translated from the coding sequence GTGGGTCTTTCTTTTTTTGTGGCCGCGACAAGCCTGAACGGCATGGTCAAGGACTATCTGTTTGAACAGCGCAAACGCGATGATATTGCAAAGACCGGGAAGCTTGCCCAGAAGGCGGCTCCTCTTTTTCAGTCTGTCTCCTCAAACGAACTGAATGACCTGCTGGAGGAAGAAGCGGAGACAATGGACGGCCGCCTGATCCTGATTGACAATGACGGAAAAATCCAGTATGACACCTTCCAGAGCCTGTGTGGACAACGGACCCAGGTGGATGAGGTGATCCGCGTCCTGAGAGGGGAAACGGTCAAGGATTACGGAATCCATACCCCGGGGAAATCGGTGGTGGAAGCCATGAGCGGGGAATCCGCCGAATATGTGGCATACAGCACCTATGAGATGAACGGTTATAAGGGCAGGATCGGCGCCGCAATGTTCGTGAGCAAGATCCAGAGCCTGGTGGATTCCATAGAGCGGGTGGAAATGCAGCTGCTGCGTGTGTTTGCCGTGATTGCAGTGGCTGCGCTGGCATTTGCGCTGCTGCTGAGCCGCCTGCTGACAAACCCGATCACCGCCGTGAGCCGGACCATGAGGAAGATGGGAAAAGGCGACCTGAGCGTGCGTGTGCCGGTACGGGGCAGCGGCGAGCTGAGGGAACTGGCTGAAAACTACAACACCATGGCATCACAGCTGGAAAGCCTGGACAAGACCAGAAACCAGTTTGTGTCAAATGCCAGCCACGAACTGAAAACGCCTCTGGCAACCATGAAGATCCTGCTGGAGTCCATGATTTACGAGCCGGATATGCCTGCAGAGGTTCGGGCGGACTTCATGAAGGATATGAACCATGAGATTGACCGCCTGACCGGCATTGTGACGGATCTGCTGGTGCTGACCCGTATGGATAACGGCGAGGAAATGAAGCGCGGCATTGTGAACATGACCGAGCTGACCAAGGAGACCATTCATCAGCTGACCCCGGCCGCGGAAAAGAACAACCAGACGCTGACCGGCGACGTGCAGGAAGAGCTGTTCCTCTACGGAGACAAGAGCAAACTGAGCCAGATCCTTTACAACCTGATGGACAACGCGATCAAATATACTCCGGAAGAGGGGCGGATATCCGTATCCCTGCGGGAGGAAGACGGCAACATCGTCTGGCGGGTGAAGGATAACGGTATCGGTATTCCGGAAGAAGACCTGGAGCATATCTTTGAACGCTTCTACCGGGTGGATAAGGCCAGGGGCCGGGAGACCGGCGGAACGGGCCTGGGCCTGAGCATTGTAAAACAGATGGTCAGGATGCATGACGGCACCATTACCGTTGAGAGCAATCCGGGGAAGGGCTCTGAATTTACAGTGACATTCCCGCAGGAAGGAGCGGAGTCATGA
- a CDS encoding response regulator transcription factor, translating into MGKRILLVDDEPLILKGLKYTLEQEGYETDSAMDGEEALSKFETGSFDLILLDVMLPKLDGIAVCQRIRERSDIPIIMLTAKGEDMDKILGLEYGADDYMTKPFNILEVKARIKTILRRVSGSVQQQEHRVIRVHDMEVNLIKRSVTLGGKDIKLTAKEFDLLQMFVTNRGTVFSREQMLETVWKYDYAGDARTVDVHIRRLREKIERDTSKPEFIFTKWGVGYYFTDQD; encoded by the coding sequence GGACGACGAACCTCTGATCCTGAAGGGCCTGAAATATACGCTGGAACAGGAAGGTTACGAGACAGACAGTGCCATGGACGGAGAAGAGGCCTTGTCCAAGTTTGAGACGGGTTCTTTTGATCTGATCCTTCTGGACGTGATGCTTCCGAAGCTGGACGGTATTGCTGTCTGCCAGAGGATTCGTGAACGGAGCGATATCCCGATCATCATGCTGACCGCAAAGGGCGAGGATATGGATAAGATCCTCGGTCTTGAGTACGGCGCGGATGATTATATGACCAAGCCTTTCAATATCCTTGAGGTGAAGGCGCGCATCAAGACGATTCTTCGTCGTGTTTCCGGAAGTGTTCAGCAGCAGGAACACCGGGTGATCCGTGTTCACGATATGGAAGTGAACCTGATCAAGCGCAGCGTGACCCTCGGCGGCAAGGACATTAAGCTGACCGCAAAGGAATTTGATCTGCTGCAGATGTTCGTAACGAACCGGGGCACTGTTTTCAGCAGAGAACAGATGCTTGAAACCGTATGGAAATATGATTATGCCGGCGACGCCCGTACGGTGGATGTACATATCCGCCGTCTGAGGGAAAAGATTGAACGGGATACATCAAAGCCTGAATTCATCTTTACCAAATGGGGAGTTGGTTACTATTTCACGGATCAGGACTAA